The Streptomyces sp. RKAG293 genome includes a region encoding these proteins:
- a CDS encoding class I SAM-dependent methyltransferase, giving the protein MADEETAAPDNTAVRVALWRALHVQVDPPPHVLEDEIGLRLAAPGDEWRRRGDMDAGATGWFRASIVARARFIEDLVVEQAGKGVGQYIVLGAGLDTFAQRRPEIASRLRVFEVDRPGPQAWKRRRLTELGFGVPDWLRLVPVDFEAGGSWWEQLTAAGFDADQPAVVASTGVALYLTKEANAATLRRLASLAPGSTLAMTFQLPPELLAEENRPGLQVAEKGARAAGTPFVSFYAPQEMLALAQESGFAEARHVSASQLNERYFAGREDGLHTSSGEELLVATT; this is encoded by the coding sequence ATGGCTGACGAGGAGACGGCGGCGCCGGACAACACGGCGGTACGGGTGGCCTTGTGGCGTGCGCTGCACGTCCAGGTCGATCCGCCGCCCCATGTGCTGGAGGACGAGATCGGCTTGCGGTTGGCCGCCCCCGGAGACGAGTGGCGCCGCCGCGGGGACATGGACGCCGGCGCGACCGGTTGGTTCCGGGCGTCGATCGTGGCCCGGGCCCGCTTCATCGAGGATCTGGTCGTCGAGCAGGCCGGTAAGGGCGTCGGCCAGTACATCGTCCTGGGGGCCGGCCTGGACACCTTCGCCCAGCGCAGGCCGGAGATCGCCTCCCGCTTGCGGGTGTTCGAGGTCGACCGGCCCGGACCCCAGGCCTGGAAGCGCCGGCGGCTGACCGAGCTCGGCTTCGGCGTCCCGGACTGGCTGCGACTCGTGCCGGTCGACTTCGAGGCGGGCGGGTCGTGGTGGGAGCAACTGACGGCGGCCGGATTCGACGCCGACCAGCCGGCCGTCGTGGCCTCCACCGGTGTCGCCCTGTACCTGACCAAGGAGGCGAACGCGGCCACGCTGCGCCGGCTCGCCTCGCTGGCCCCCGGCTCCACGCTGGCCATGACGTTCCAGCTGCCGCCGGAGCTCCTCGCCGAGGAGAACCGCCCCGGACTCCAGGTTGCGGAGAAGGGGGCCAGAGCGGCCGGGACGCCGTTCGTCAGTTTCTACGCGCCGCAGGAAATGCTGGCGCTGGCGCAGGAGTCCGGCTTCGCCGAAGCCCGGCACGTGTCGGCGTCCCAGCTCAACGAGCGGTACTTCGCGGGCCGGGAGGACGGCCTGCACACGTCGAGCGGGGAGGAGCTGTTGGTGGCGACCACCTGA